The following proteins come from a genomic window of Alicyclobacillus dauci:
- a CDS encoding YjgB family protein: MKMKPTILWVTSSLMVACTILTGCAKNPPATPVAGSVSNMSNGTANSPTSEPTSSDQNTTTKEPSGGQSSGASNSAVPNGTPAKSQQPAARSLVSESMALAKQGKVIGIPFQLQSNIDVVQQLWGKASGQSMAGAGIYVTYGDHNAAFGMNKGGQMFDIRTFHSTVKSIRLGDITQVLGKPGEVRTSPDSVIYLYPAGPDYQLLFVFPKTSSGKAGATVDHVSVFWPQGTVNSMAATAPSPSVILDNAPGTVGQLFTFSIKNPPKGYRLVELEWLPSHGSAIVNTYPQAVDNGKTGLVPGFGVSGDGQTLSFVYTDAMKGQTGQVRVIFQTTSGAALLGQSESVTLK; this comes from the coding sequence ATGAAAATGAAACCGACTATCTTGTGGGTCACCAGTTCACTCATGGTTGCGTGTACGATTCTTACAGGGTGCGCCAAGAACCCACCCGCAACCCCTGTCGCGGGCTCTGTCAGCAATATGTCAAACGGGACGGCAAACTCCCCCACTTCGGAACCGACATCGTCGGATCAAAACACAACAACCAAAGAACCCAGTGGCGGTCAGTCAAGCGGCGCATCAAACTCCGCGGTACCCAACGGAACACCTGCAAAGTCACAGCAGCCAGCTGCCCGAAGTCTTGTGTCGGAGTCAATGGCGCTGGCAAAGCAGGGCAAAGTGATCGGCATTCCCTTTCAACTTCAGTCAAATATCGACGTGGTCCAGCAACTATGGGGGAAAGCGAGCGGTCAAAGTATGGCAGGGGCTGGAATTTATGTGACATACGGCGATCACAACGCCGCGTTCGGGATGAACAAGGGCGGGCAGATGTTTGATATCCGAACATTCCACTCTACTGTAAAATCCATTAGGCTAGGCGATATCACACAGGTGCTTGGGAAGCCCGGTGAAGTTCGCACGTCACCCGACTCTGTCATTTACCTCTACCCTGCAGGACCAGACTACCAACTGCTGTTCGTGTTTCCAAAAACAAGTTCCGGAAAAGCTGGCGCGACAGTCGATCACGTCTCCGTATTCTGGCCGCAGGGTACGGTCAACAGTATGGCTGCAACGGCTCCCAGTCCCTCCGTTATCCTTGACAACGCGCCCGGAACGGTAGGCCAGTTGTTTACGTTCTCCATCAAGAATCCCCCAAAGGGTTATCGACTTGTGGAGCTCGAGTGGCTGCCGTCCCATGGAAGTGCCATCGTCAATACGTACCCGCAAGCTGTGGACAACGGCAAAACGGGCCTAGTTCCTGGCTTCGGCGTCAGTGGTGACGGCCAAACGTTGAGCTTTGTGTACACGGATGCAATGAAAGGTCAAACGGGCCAAGTGCGCGTGATTTTCCAAACCACATCTGGTGCAGCCCTCTTGGGGCAAAGTGAGAGCGTCACATTAAAATAA
- a CDS encoding cold-shock protein has protein sequence MNKGTVKWFNSEKGFGLIQGENGQDVHVYATAICNGFPFLDQGQRVDFHVVDGPRGPQATNVVKY, from the coding sequence ATGAACAAGGGGACTGTGAAGTGGTTCAACTCCGAGAAAGGATTTGGCCTGATCCAAGGGGAGAATGGCCAAGACGTACATGTCTACGCAACAGCTATTTGCAACGGATTTCCATTTCTCGATCAAGGCCAGAGGGTCGATTTTCATGTAGTCGATGGACCGCGCGGCCCACAAGCAACGAACGTGGTGAAATACTAA
- a CDS encoding alcohol dehydrogenase catalytic domain-containing protein, with protein MKAVTFQGLRKIEVKDVPDPIIQNPDDIIVKITSTAIGGSDLHAVHGMTPYVKRDDILGCEAMGIVEAVGKSVTRVQRGDRVVIPCHVACGECRTCRRLQRPCVSTSDAGLSDELDEHDAPRAMIGHGVAGQAEYVRVPYGNFAPYVLPQSCELPDEHLLFLSDILPTAFWGVEEAGVKRGDTVVVLGCGPLGLLVHKLVWLKRPKRVLAVDYIEYRLAHAHIHNNVETINFTNGENTGELLRELTLGGADVVIDCVGMDGKKTLMERTETNLKIQSGTLSAIHTAARATRRGGTIQLLGTYGTRYNAFPLGDMYTRNITLKMGLAPVVHYMPRLFSLLESQAIDPTDVITHRVPLSDAKHAYEVFDAKMDNCIKVILKP; from the coding sequence GTGAAAGCTGTAACTTTCCAAGGTTTACGAAAGATTGAAGTCAAGGACGTCCCTGATCCTATCATTCAAAATCCAGATGACATCATTGTGAAAATCACCTCCACGGCGATTGGCGGATCCGATTTGCATGCGGTTCACGGAATGACTCCATACGTAAAGCGGGACGACATACTGGGTTGTGAGGCGATGGGGATCGTTGAAGCCGTCGGGAAATCTGTTACGCGAGTTCAACGAGGGGATCGTGTGGTCATTCCGTGCCATGTGGCATGTGGAGAATGTCGCACCTGCAGACGGCTACAGCGTCCATGTGTCTCCACGAGCGATGCTGGACTGTCGGATGAGTTGGATGAGCACGATGCGCCCCGCGCAATGATTGGGCATGGAGTAGCAGGGCAAGCTGAATACGTACGCGTACCCTACGGCAATTTTGCGCCGTATGTCCTTCCGCAAAGTTGCGAACTCCCAGACGAACATCTGTTATTCCTATCAGACATTTTGCCCACGGCCTTCTGGGGCGTTGAGGAGGCAGGGGTCAAACGGGGAGACACAGTGGTTGTGTTAGGATGCGGCCCATTAGGCCTGCTTGTTCACAAACTTGTTTGGTTGAAACGTCCCAAGCGAGTCTTGGCGGTTGATTACATCGAGTATCGACTCGCGCACGCTCACATCCACAACAATGTAGAAACAATCAACTTCACAAACGGAGAGAATACGGGAGAGCTCTTGCGGGAACTCACTCTGGGTGGGGCGGACGTGGTCATCGATTGTGTGGGGATGGATGGCAAAAAGACACTTATGGAGCGGACAGAGACGAACCTGAAGATACAAAGTGGAACGCTTAGTGCGATTCACACGGCCGCTCGGGCGACGCGTCGTGGCGGTACAATCCAACTTCTTGGCACATATGGAACCCGCTACAACGCGTTTCCATTGGGGGACATGTATACTCGGAACATCACTCTCAAGATGGGACTGGCTCCTGTCGTCCACTATATGCCCCGGTTGTTTTCCTTGCTTGAGTCACAAGCGATCGATCCGACCGACGTGATCACGCACCGCGTACCACTTTCCGACGCCAAGCACGCCTATGAAGTGTTCGACGCGAAGATGGACAACTGCATTAAGGTGATTTTGAAACCATAA
- a CDS encoding XylR N-terminal domain-containing protein, translating to MMNNAKIKDLLNIDPVTKKIHLHDKRIVLMETDALGELRKDLISALGMDRAKGFLLRYGWNCGSNYAKIFKTVMPSNSDRDWMHAGPEIHEITGEVTVEIKELRFNPVTKEYYSEGYWNHSYEAEQHLNYYGYHHESVCFTLRGYAGGYVSQHLGRKIIFKEIECIGKGDSHCRWVAKPIEDWGEDIKDELPFYQEENLAQELDKAYIRIEHQNEMFQKMLRIDDQLSSALLRRKGLVSIINVVGKHLNNTVVIEDRDFGLFESYGHYTEHDFSKFLKEHTHEDEEMRNRLIQQRRTVQFSVPPQFGWQHKRLISPVIVDNEVWGHISLIKKDGNFNEMEVMCLERASTICAIQLLNERISIETEQRIKGEFLDAILNGDRSIENLSRQMKVLGYNLNRPHYVFVFSFIFPDKDLYKGVERYLDEFPRQLSSIIITQFKSIGENLLISSKLDQVVVLIPKDIPGIVNLEPRETGQLLVSKLSEKYSDFDITVGISSLCYCIDDYKRGYEEAKKAIKLSRFYNSTSKVVPFADLGFISYLSSGENFDDVKQFCMNLLGKLVTYDIQNNSELTRTLYYYLESQGNILKTSRTMNMSAGSIKYRLKRIEDISGLNLSESSDFFDAHLALKILQYSAVVEF from the coding sequence ATGATGAACAATGCTAAAATCAAGGATCTTCTTAATATTGACCCAGTGACAAAGAAGATTCATCTACACGACAAACGGATTGTCCTAATGGAAACGGATGCATTAGGAGAATTGCGCAAGGATCTCATCTCGGCCTTGGGAATGGACCGTGCAAAGGGATTTTTACTCCGTTACGGCTGGAACTGCGGATCGAACTACGCAAAGATATTTAAAACGGTTATGCCCTCTAACTCCGATAGAGACTGGATGCATGCCGGGCCTGAAATCCATGAGATTACTGGTGAGGTAACAGTTGAAATAAAAGAGTTGCGTTTCAATCCTGTTACCAAAGAGTATTATTCTGAGGGGTACTGGAACCACTCCTATGAAGCAGAGCAGCATTTAAATTACTATGGTTACCACCATGAATCTGTTTGCTTTACCCTTCGTGGTTACGCTGGTGGATACGTAAGTCAACATTTAGGTAGAAAAATCATTTTCAAGGAAATTGAGTGCATTGGCAAAGGCGATTCGCATTGCCGTTGGGTGGCTAAGCCAATTGAAGACTGGGGCGAAGACATCAAGGATGAATTGCCATTTTATCAAGAAGAAAACTTGGCGCAAGAATTAGATAAGGCCTACATTCGAATTGAACATCAAAATGAGATGTTTCAAAAGATGCTCCGTATTGACGACCAATTATCAAGTGCACTACTACGGCGTAAGGGCCTCGTGTCGATCATTAACGTCGTCGGAAAACACCTCAATAACACCGTTGTTATCGAAGACCGAGACTTTGGTCTGTTCGAATCGTATGGTCACTATACAGAACACGATTTCTCGAAGTTTCTAAAAGAACATACCCATGAAGACGAAGAGATGAGAAACAGGCTCATCCAACAAAGGAGAACTGTACAGTTTTCCGTTCCTCCGCAATTTGGTTGGCAACACAAACGTCTCATATCTCCGGTTATTGTTGACAATGAAGTCTGGGGTCATATTTCGCTCATCAAGAAAGACGGCAATTTCAACGAAATGGAAGTCATGTGTTTAGAGAGAGCCTCAACAATTTGTGCCATTCAACTTCTAAATGAAAGAATCTCGATAGAGACTGAACAACGAATCAAAGGGGAGTTTCTCGATGCAATACTAAATGGCGATCGTAGTATAGAAAATCTGTCTCGCCAAATGAAAGTACTTGGATATAATTTGAACCGTCCTCACTACGTTTTCGTTTTCAGTTTTATATTCCCTGACAAAGACTTGTATAAGGGTGTAGAAAGGTATTTGGATGAATTCCCGAGACAGCTTTCCTCCATTATTATTACACAGTTTAAAAGTATCGGTGAAAACCTGCTAATCTCGAGTAAACTTGATCAAGTTGTCGTGCTCATACCTAAAGATATTCCCGGTATCGTCAATCTTGAACCACGTGAAACCGGCCAATTATTGGTAAGTAAATTGTCGGAGAAATATAGTGATTTCGACATCACAGTCGGAATTAGTTCTCTTTGTTACTGTATTGACGATTATAAACGAGGATATGAGGAGGCAAAAAAAGCAATAAAATTATCAAGATTCTACAATTCCACATCAAAGGTCGTGCCCTTCGCGGATTTGGGGTTCATTTCCTATTTGTCAAGTGGAGAGAATTTTGATGACGTGAAACAATTCTGTATGAATCTCCTAGGTAAACTAGTCACTTACGATATTCAAAATAATTCGGAATTAACAAGGACTTTGTACTATTACCTTGAGAGCCAGGGTAACATTTTGAAGACATCCCGTACCATGAACATGTCTGCCGGTTCTATAAAATATCGCCTGAAACGCATTGAAGATATTAGTGGTCTTAATTTGAGCGAATCCAGTGATTTCTTTGATGCTCACTTGGCGCTAAAAATACTACAGTATTCCGCAGTAGTTGAGTTCTAA
- a CDS encoding substrate-binding domain-containing protein, whose amino-acid sequence MSKLQLSFACWNYDRIAALFDGSIQPKGIDLNYLNMPVEETFWRMMRHEEFDIAELSLSSYLVGLDRGYPNVTAIPVFMSRSFRHSGIYINTNSGIVKPSDLRGKRVGLPEYQLTACLWIRGILEHEYGVEPASIHWLTGGEETPGRQEKVALSLPPEIDIHAIGPDQTLNDLLECGEIDAIIAPRAPSSFLNGSPNVARLFPNYVDEEQSYFRKTGIFPIMHVVAIRNDVLERAPWVAMNLYEAFEQAKQVVYDGFNQTAALKVTLPWLVAEVERTKEVMGEDFWPYGVERNRKTLEAAVTYSFEQGLIKKPLQVEDLFVKSTLERFII is encoded by the coding sequence ATGTCCAAATTACAGCTGAGCTTCGCGTGTTGGAACTATGACCGAATTGCTGCTCTATTTGATGGATCGATTCAGCCAAAGGGGATTGATTTAAATTACCTAAACATGCCCGTTGAGGAAACATTCTGGAGAATGATGCGTCACGAGGAATTTGATATTGCCGAACTTTCGCTGTCGTCCTACTTGGTCGGACTTGACCGTGGATATCCAAACGTTACCGCGATTCCGGTCTTTATGTCGAGATCATTCCGCCACTCCGGAATCTATATCAACACAAATTCCGGCATCGTGAAGCCGTCGGACCTTCGTGGCAAACGCGTGGGATTACCGGAGTATCAATTGACCGCCTGCCTGTGGATCCGCGGTATTTTGGAGCACGAGTACGGGGTCGAACCCGCCTCCATACACTGGTTGACCGGTGGCGAAGAAACGCCTGGCAGACAAGAGAAAGTGGCCCTATCCCTACCGCCGGAAATAGATATCCACGCTATTGGACCGGACCAAACACTGAACGACCTGTTGGAATGTGGCGAGATCGATGCAATCATCGCTCCGCGTGCGCCGTCGTCGTTCTTAAACGGTTCACCGAATGTTGCGCGTCTGTTCCCGAACTATGTGGATGAAGAACAGTCATATTTCCGCAAGACTGGCATTTTCCCCATCATGCACGTAGTTGCCATCCGAAATGACGTCTTAGAGAGAGCTCCCTGGGTCGCCATGAACTTGTACGAGGCGTTTGAACAAGCGAAGCAAGTCGTCTACGACGGGTTTAACCAAACCGCCGCATTGAAAGTGACTCTCCCGTGGCTCGTCGCCGAGGTGGAACGCACGAAAGAAGTGATGGGTGAGGACTTTTGGCCGTATGGCGTCGAGCGAAATCGAAAGACACTAGAAGCCGCAGTTACATATTCGTTCGAGCAAGGGCTGATTAAGAAGCCGCTCCAAGTGGAAGACTTGTTTGTGAAGTCGACGCTGGAGCGATTTATCATCTGA
- a CDS encoding anthranilate synthase component I family protein: MRTITYQQPTQGIDPFYLFLHVQSIVGDGNAFLLEAGRSDDSDLYQMSIIGVCPTVEIQIKDGLVSVFARGEAAKLFREMPDRILDTAGLEEKVWPSSVSSAPMLFRPSDPMAFLETTRIMLRDAFSPGLTQPFSAGFLGYMGYDAVHYLEKLPKTTSDDRNVPDVRLQWHRGVIHIVNDAVTLYIQDTGSSSEGQSDVFSELIHTLENASEHGLAQPSVLQSYNEDASRRPSVHYDVTEDIYCDNVKRAKEYIRQGDIFQVVLSTRIRIDNALHPYVAYDRLRQLNPSPYMFVAEYEGMRIYGASPEVQFRSTHGHAEMKPIAGTSRGRGLSREEDEALVKALKSDEKESAEHVMLVDLCRNDLGRVAKTSTVRVPDFMVVERYSHLYHLVSRVVAQLQDDVSVFHALLATFPNGTLSGAPKIRAMEIIDELETVRRGPYGGFIGMIDADANANTAIVIRTVVEIGGTQYVQVGAGIVLDSVPEREWQECHHKAGAILDVLTGERVTN, from the coding sequence ATGAGAACGATAACGTATCAGCAACCCACGCAGGGGATCGATCCCTTTTACTTATTTTTACACGTGCAATCTATCGTCGGTGACGGGAATGCCTTCCTGTTGGAGGCAGGTCGCTCAGACGACAGTGATCTATATCAGATGAGCATTATCGGTGTGTGTCCCACGGTCGAGATCCAAATCAAGGACGGCCTTGTTTCGGTTTTCGCACGGGGGGAGGCAGCGAAGCTGTTTCGGGAAATGCCGGATCGAATTTTGGATACGGCAGGTCTTGAAGAAAAAGTTTGGCCGAGCAGCGTGTCATCTGCTCCAATGTTGTTTCGTCCAAGTGACCCTATGGCCTTTCTTGAAACAACTCGCATCATGCTGCGCGACGCGTTTTCGCCCGGCTTGACGCAACCGTTTAGCGCTGGGTTTCTTGGTTATATGGGTTACGACGCAGTCCATTATCTTGAGAAATTACCGAAGACGACGAGCGACGATCGCAATGTTCCAGATGTTCGATTGCAGTGGCATCGCGGTGTCATTCACATCGTCAACGATGCGGTCACGCTCTATATCCAGGATACCGGGTCCTCCAGTGAAGGTCAGTCGGACGTGTTCAGCGAGCTCATACACACGCTGGAGAACGCCAGCGAACACGGCCTCGCCCAACCGAGTGTACTTCAATCATATAATGAAGACGCTTCTCGCCGTCCGAGTGTACATTATGATGTTACGGAAGACATCTACTGTGACAATGTAAAGAGGGCAAAGGAGTATATTCGCCAAGGGGACATTTTCCAAGTAGTCCTCTCCACAAGAATTCGCATCGACAACGCCCTGCATCCTTACGTTGCGTACGATAGGCTTCGACAACTGAACCCGTCACCGTATATGTTTGTTGCCGAGTACGAGGGCATGCGCATTTACGGAGCGAGTCCTGAGGTTCAGTTTAGGTCCACTCACGGACACGCGGAGATGAAGCCAATTGCAGGGACATCTCGGGGACGTGGTTTATCCCGCGAAGAGGACGAGGCACTTGTCAAAGCGCTCAAATCTGATGAAAAGGAATCTGCTGAACATGTGATGCTGGTGGACTTATGCCGCAACGATCTCGGCCGCGTCGCCAAAACAAGCACGGTTCGCGTTCCGGACTTCATGGTCGTGGAACGGTATTCTCATCTTTACCATCTGGTCTCGCGGGTCGTTGCACAGTTGCAGGATGATGTTAGTGTCTTTCACGCCTTGCTTGCGACATTTCCAAACGGCACCCTGTCTGGAGCGCCAAAGATTCGTGCGATGGAGATCATCGATGAACTGGAGACTGTTCGACGTGGACCATATGGAGGATTTATCGGCATGATTGATGCGGACGCCAATGCGAACACGGCAATTGTCATTCGCACGGTCGTGGAGATTGGGGGAACCCAGTATGTTCAAGTTGGCGCCGGGATCGTCCTTGACAGTGTGCCCGAGAGGGAGTGGCAGGAGTGTCATCACAAGGCCGGTGCCATTCTTGATGTCCTGACCGGTGAGCGCGTGACGAATTAA
- a CDS encoding anthranilate synthase component II, whose translation MLLVIDNFDSFTYNLVQYCAELGSQVVVRRNDTPLSQLRQLNPSSVLVSPGPCSPTEAGVSIEAIQYFAGRVPVLGVCLGHQSLAVAFGGRVIRAKEPLHGKTSLVDHNGDALFSHVPNPFRATRYHSLEVDGATLPDEFVVTARAGSSIMAMRHQPTGALGVQFHPESILTDSGMQMMTNFLRAAA comes from the coding sequence GTGTTGTTAGTCATTGATAATTTCGATTCATTTACTTACAATTTGGTACAATATTGTGCCGAGTTGGGTAGTCAAGTCGTCGTTCGCCGGAATGACACACCTCTATCACAGCTTCGACAGTTAAACCCTTCGTCCGTTCTCGTGTCTCCAGGCCCGTGTTCTCCAACCGAAGCGGGTGTTTCCATCGAAGCCATTCAGTATTTTGCGGGGCGAGTCCCTGTGCTCGGTGTTTGCCTTGGGCACCAATCCCTCGCGGTGGCCTTTGGAGGGCGCGTAATACGCGCTAAAGAACCCCTTCACGGAAAGACATCCCTTGTCGATCACAACGGAGACGCCCTCTTCTCACATGTCCCTAACCCATTTCGCGCAACGCGTTACCACTCGCTTGAGGTCGATGGAGCGACACTTCCAGATGAGTTTGTTGTCACCGCACGCGCAGGAAGTTCCATTATGGCAATGCGTCATCAACCGACAGGTGCGCTCGGTGTGCAGTTTCATCCAGAGTCCATTTTGACGGATTCTGGGATGCAAATGATGACAAACTTTTTACGCGCTGCAGCTTAA